ATCCGCGTTAAAAACAGAAAGCCCTTACGATCGCATGAACATTACGGGAGTCACAGGCTTGACCAATGCCCAGATCACGACACTCTGCGCGTTGGGTGCCGTTGCTCACTCCCATGAGTCTAGGTAAATAGACCAAGATAATAGCAGAACAGTACCATGCAAGCCCACAACCCAGCTAACCATCCTGCATGTTCTGATTGAGAAAAGAAGCTTAAGACAATACAAACGGCGATTAGAAAAGCACTCCGTTTAATCGTTAATATCAATTGACGGAACTGTTGATCATCCATATTTGATATCAAAGAGCGATCGCTACACAGGTGAAAAAGCCAATGTCACCATCATCAGCGTCAATACCGCAGAACCAGTAATAGCCAGTGTCCGTGGCCAGTTATAGCGGATTAATTCTTGAATTACGTCCTCTTGCTTGCCATTTCGCTCTAATCGGTTATGGCGGGGGATAGCTAACGCCACTGTGACAAACAGGGACACTAAGGCACACCCGCTATTGGCTACAACAAGCCACAGCGGGATGGCTTCAGGATGCACAAAAATCAACACCAAGGGCAACAGAAAAGATGCAAATCCTGGAATGATCACAGGTAGGGGAATGTGACTCGAATAAAACTGATGGTAAGTTATGTATTCCTCAGAGCCAACCTTGCCAAACAGTGGATAGATGACGATTTGAGCAAACCAGATTAAACCGAGATTGTAGAAGATGAGTACGGTACAAAACAACAAAAAAGTGTGGGGAAAATCCATCACTGTAACTCCGTAAAGTTCTTTAAATCAGAAAACCTGTAGAGGTTTCATGAGAACCCCTACAGGCGGCTAGTACACCACTTAAGCCAAACTAAAGTCAGCGGCTGTAAAACTACTTTGGTTAGCCACGTTAGTTAAGTTCGTGAGGTTCGCTAACACACTAAATCGACCATTATTAGCTAAGTCTTCAGAAAAGACGACACGGCTAATTCCTAAACTGGTGTTGAAGTAAACGAATAGCCCCCGTCCTCCAGTGAAGTTGGAATTATCCGCGATCGCTCTAGCTGCTGCTCCAGCATTCGCAAAGCCAGTTGCATCGGTCAGCACCACCAGGTTGTTATCGCCAGTGAGTTGACTCGCATCTCCCCGTTGGAAGCTCAGGTTTGTGAGTCCGCTGGTTTGACGATTTAGCGCAATCTGATCTTGTCCAATCTCATAATCTGTAATCAGGTCAGGACG
This genomic stretch from Oscillatoria sp. FACHB-1407 harbors:
- a CDS encoding DUF1772 domain-containing protein produces the protein MDFPHTFLLFCTVLIFYNLGLIWFAQIVIYPLFGKVGSEEYITYHQFYSSHIPLPVIIPGFASFLLPLVLIFVHPEAIPLWLVVANSGCALVSLFVTVALAIPRHNRLERNGKQEDVIQELIRYNWPRTLAITGSAVLTLMMVTLAFSPV